The genomic DNA AGAGAAAACGTTCCTCGGGCCCATGCCGTAGCCTTTTTTGCGATTAGACGGGGGAGGCAACGCACCCAAGCCACCCGACTGGATAACCCTCCGCACAGACACCACACCTCCAGTGCCTACACACACCACCACACAGACCACTCCAAATGCCTGAGGTTTGAGCATCGATTTGCTCACCGCGAAGGCACACAATCGTTTTGACGTGAATAAGCGAAAAATTTCGGCACGCGAGGTCCGTCGGTTCCTGACGACGCTAAGGACCGGCCCAGCGCCTTGCTGCAACCTTGCGGCGAACTCGCAACCCAACGCACATCCTCCCTACCCTTGTGGCTACCGCCCAACAGGAGCACACCAACACTTCCCAAAGGTGCTGCTCCGCTCAATCTTGGCATCGAACGTGCATTCTATTCGACGCATTGCCCTCCTAATTGCCCCCATTTTGTTCGGACCAACCTCCATGAAAACTCCGCTCGGACCACACGCTCAACACCCACCACACATCACCTTCACAAACCGTCACCGGATCGGTTTCACTCTCGTCGAACTCCTGGTCGTCATCGCGATTATTGGAATTTTGGTGGGACTGCTGTTGCCTGCCGTACAAGCTGCTCGCGAAGCAGCTCGACGGATGTCCTGCTCCAACAACATGAAGCAGATCGGTTTGGCGCTGCACAACTATCACGACACGCACCAAGTGTTTCCGTATTCGCTTTCGGGCGACGGTTCGGTCACATCCGGCAGCGCGATTCCGGGCAGCAACCGGGTGCTGAACCACCGCGGTTGGATGCTGCTGTTGCCATTTATCGAGTTGCAAAACCTGCAGGATCAAATCGACATGAACCTTCCCACCGGCGGCTACGATCGCGGTGGGGTTGGCTTTGCGGGCCCCAAGCCAGGTGAAGCGGGAAACGCCAACGACGTGGCCGTCAGCACAACGATCGAAGCGTTTCTTTGCCCTTCGGACCCCAATCCAACACATTACCCAACGACCAGCTCGACCTATTCGATCTCCAACGGCACAACCAGTCTGCTGGGAGCCTACACGAACTACGACTTCAGCATGCGTCGGCTTTCCAGTACTGCCGAGAAGTGGAGCCGCGATACCGCGTTTACCACCAAGCATCTGTTTGGACACGATGAATCGTCGCGTTTCCGCGACATCACCGATGGAACCAGCAACAGCGTTGCGGTTGCCGAAACGTTGCGTGCTGTCGTCGATGGATCGGTACCGACGTGGGGCTATTCCAAATGGGCCGGTGAAGGTGTCGATTTGGCGTGGAGCCGTGGTATCAACGACAACGAGTGCTGCGGCTGGGACTCACCACCCAATGCGCGAACGCCTCGCAATAGTCAATTGGGCGAATGGGGAACCTCGGGCAGCACACACCCCGGCGGTGCCCAAGCGGTGTTCGCTGACGGATCGGTCCACTTCATGACCGAGACCACCGACCAGGTCACGCTGAACAACATCACCTACATCTCCGACGGAAACGTTGTTGGTGAGTTCTAAACTTCAAACCTTGCCACGCGGCGCACGATTCCAGGACGGGCTGATCCGCCGGTCCTGGGAGCGTCGCCGCTTTAGAAACGCTACGAACCCCTTCTCTCGCAAATCCATTCCCCCCTCTCGTTTCGGAGCTCCATTCTCATGACTTTTGTTAGTGATCGTCGATTGTTCTGTGTCGCTTCTATGTTGGTTCTGCTGGCCGCTGGTTGCGACGGCGGTCCACCATTGGCCGATGTCTATCCTGCATCGGGACGCGTGCTTTTGGATGGCAAGCCGGTCGAAGGTGTCTCGGTCTCGTTGCTCCCAGAAGCGGGAGTCTCCGGACGTGGTGGCTTTGCCCTCACCGATGCGAATGGCGCGTTCACCGTCACGTCGGTTGAAGGACAAGACGGAGTCCAGCCAGGAAAATACAAAGTCCTCTTCCAAAAGCTGGCTCAACCCGACGGCTCCCCGATTCCTCCTGGAGCGTCCGCGGCGGATGTGGGTGCTGAAAACATCTTGCCTCCCGCCTACAACAGTCCGGAAATGTGCACGATGTTTGCGGACATCCAAGCCGGAACCAATCCAGAAATGGAATTTGATCTGAATTCCAAACGCAAGCGCTAGGTCGACCGCACGGACCTAACCGATCGATTCCCCGCCACGCGCATAAGCTGTCAACAGACGGACTATCGACGTGGCTTTGGGGACAAGGGTCGCGGTGTCGACCCATTCTTCGGGGCTGTGGAGATTGCCGCCGCGAGGCCCCAGGGTGTCGACGTTCGGCAACCCATAAAAGGCGAGCTTGCTGCCATCGCATGCACCACCGGTTGGCTGCCATCGAATCGCCGGATCGGTCGTGGCGATGGATGCTTCCACCGCCCGCTGGATCGCCCACGTCGAAGCGTCGACGATTTTGGGTGGCGCATGAAATCCACCATGCAATGCGACAGAAAAGCCTTCGTTGGAATTCGCCCGTTCAACGATCCGTCGCAACTGACTTTCAAATTGCGATTGCGCGGCTCGATCGTCCACCCGAACATTCAATCGGCCAATCGCGAGATCGGGAACACGGTTCAACGGACCGCCTCCTTCGATTCGGCCGACATTCACCGTCGTGCCCAATTGAAAGTCGTTCAACCGATCGATCTCGCCGATCAACTTGGCCAACAACACGATTGCGTTGCGGCCGCTCTCAGGATCACGCCCGGCGTGCGCAGAACGACCGCGAACGATGACGGTGAAATTTCCCGAACCCTTTCGATCCGAGACCATCGCGCCGTCGGGAAGACAGGGTTCGAACAGCAACCCAAAATCGTGCGCTACCGCCAGCTGTTGAAACAGCCCTGCGCTGGCGGGGGAACCGATCTCTTCATCGGGATTTAAGACGGCCGTCCAACCGATTTCCTCCGCCAACTGGAAACGTTCGATCGCAGCCAACGCCCACATCATCACCAACAGCCCCCCTTTGGCATCGACGACACCGGGACCGCCTAGGCGATGGGAATCGAGCCACCGACATTGCTTGAAGACGCTATCAGCTTCGTAGACCGTATCGAAGTGAATCGCCAACAGCACTCGTCGCGATGCGTCGGGCCGACGACTCGCAACCAACGCATCGACGGTCTTCCAAGAAACCAATTCGCCATATGCGTCGATCTCTTGAATCTCGGTCACCGGCGTAGGCTGCAACGTCAGCCCATGTTGCTGCCAATCGGATCGCAGCCGATCCGCCATCCGTTGCAAGCCGCGGGTGTCGTGCGACCCCGACGCGATCTCGGCCCACTGGATCAATTGGTCCGTGATCGCGGCTTGCTCTGATTCCAACCACAGGCAAGCAGCGTGCAATCGATCCGATGGCGTTTCCAAAGGAGCAAACCCTCCAGTTTCCTGTGGACGAACCGGTGCTTCCCCGGCACAACGCTGACCCTAACCGCTCTGCGATTCCCCTTTCGGGTTCCCCTCGGTAATGTTTCCTGCACGATCGCGACGGGGCGTCGCCGTCCCCGGAACCACGCGTGGGCTGGGCGAATGGGCTTCGATGATCTGCAGCAATTCGGCGCCGTCCATCGATTCGATTTCCAACAACCGATGGGTGATCGCTTCCAGCGCATCGCGACGGATCGCCAAGATTTCGTTCGTTGCTCGCAACGCTTCGTTGATGATCCGCTTGACCTCTTCATCGATTTCGCGGGCCGTCTGTTCGCTGTGCATCCGCGCGTAGCTGCCTTCGCCGCCAGTCGCCAAAAACGCCGACTGATTGCTCTGCCGGAAATTGATCCGTCCCAATCGGCTCATGCCATAATCCATCACCATCGATCGAGCGGTCTGAGTGGCGCGTTCAAGATCGTTTTGGGCTCCGGTACTGATGTCAGAGAAGACCATCTCTTCGGTCAACGTGCCGCCCAACAGAACCTTGATTTGACTTTCCAGTTCCCCCTGCGTCATGAGATAGCGATCCCCTTCGGGACGCTGCATCGTATAACCCAACGCTGCTAGACCACGCGGAATGATCGAAACCTTATGCACACGATGCGTGTTCGGCAGGCTGCAAGCCACCAACGCGTGCCCCGCTTCGTGGTAGGCGACGCGCACCTTTTCGTCTTGATCCATCACGCGGTTTTTCTTTTCCAAACCGGCGGTAACCCGTTCGACTCCCTCGTTAAATTCGTACATCCCGACCGATTTCTTTTCGGCACGAGCGGCCAACAGCGCCGCTTCGTTGACGAGGTTGGCAAGGTCAGCACCGACAAACCCACTGGTGATCGACGCGATCCCCTTGAGATCGACGTCTTCATCCAATTTGACGTTCTTGACGTGCACCTTCAGGATTTCTTCACGGCCGCCGATGTCAGGACGATCGACCAGCACGTGGCGATCAAATCGACCCGGTCGCATCAGCGCGGGGTCGAGCGTTTCGGGACGGTTGGTTGCCGCGATCACGATCACGCTGGTGTTGCTGTCGAAACCATCCATCTCGACCAACAAAGCATTCAGGGTTTGCTCACGCTCATCGTGTCCCCCCATCATGTTGTTACCGCGACTCTTGCCCAAGGCGTCCATTTCATCGATGAAGATGATGCATGGGGCTCGGCTGGCCGCTTGTTGGAACATATCGCGAACGCGAGCTGCACCGACACCGACGAACATTTCCACAAAATCGCTGCCCGAGAGACCAAAGAACGGCACACCCGCTTCGCCGGCGATCGCTTTGGCAAGCATCGTCTTGCCGGTACCGGGAGGGCCCACTAACAGAACGCCCTTGGGAATTCGGCCTCCCAGCTTTTGATATTTGTCGCTGTGCTTCAAGAAGTCGACGACTTCGCTGACCTCTTCGACCGCTTCGTCGATTCCGGCGACATCTTTGAATGTGATCGCCAGATCTTCTTGCGCGTACAACTTGCCTTTGCTGCGGCCGAAGGACATCGGTGAACCGACTCCGCCAATCTTGCGGAACATAAAGACGGTCAACGCAATGATCACCGCAATCATCAGCAGCGGCGGGCCCCAATCCGAAACCAAGTCGGACCGTTCGCTGTGCCCCCAAGAAATATTCGCGTCGTTGAACATCGCCGTCAGCCGCTGTTCCTCATCGGCATTCAACGCCGATCGGATCGTCTTGAAACTGACTTCTTTCGGCTCGCCGACCGGCTTGCCATCTTTCATCGGACGATAGAAGACTTCGCCCGTGATCACATTTTGGGCGATGCTGATGTTGTGTGGCTTACTGTATTCGCCCCGTTCCTTCGGGTCGCGGACCAACGCGACGACGAGACGACTTTGCTTATCGGAATCGTCGACAAGCGCCAACGAATTCTTCTCGGCGTACTTTGTCGCCTGGACCAATTCGACGAAGTCGGAGTAGCGGATCGCGTAATGCGTGCTGTTGACCAGATAGGCGCAGGCCACGACCGTTGCCGTGACGGCAAGCAACAGCCACAGGACGGCTCCGCCACCGCGATTTTCTTCGTCTTTATTGTCTTTACGATTGTCGCTCATCGAATTCTGATGCACCTTTGCGTGTGGTAGACGTATCTCGTTTCAAGGGCTTGGGTTGCGGCAGAACCGTCGCAATCCTAGAATCCCTTCGACGCGGGCGTGTCTTCAATCAACGTCTTGATTGTTTGGCCCCAAGAGGCAATCGACAACCCCTGTATCGTTCATACTACATAGGTGGGGAAGGTTCCTACCAACCAGCGACGTTTCTTTTCCCTATTGAACGCATTGATGGCCGTATCAACTCGGAATGTCGCTATCCTTGGCGCAACCGGCAGCATCGGGCGAGCAACCTTGGACGTGGTTGCTTCGCTAGGAGCCCCCTGGGCAGTTTGGGGCGTCTCCGGACATTCTCGCGTTGAAGAACTCAGCCAAATCGCACGGCAGACAATTCCGGAAATCGTCGCGCTGACCGGCGACGCGAATCCCCAATCGATCGATCTGCCCGGCAAATCGCGTTTGTTAACCGGTCCGGATGCCCTGATCGAATTGGCCACCGCGCCGGAGGTCGACGTCGTGATGGCTGCGATCGTGGGCCGCGCCGGTTTGGAAAGCACGTTGGCGGCGCTGCAAGCCGGAAAGCGAGTGGCGCTAGCAAATAAGGAAGCACTGGTTGTTGGTGGCCCTTTGGTACATGCGATGCGGCATAATGGCAGCGAGTTGCTGCCGGTTGATAGCGAGCATTCGGCGATCTTTCAATGCCTGACCAGCGGCGGCGGATCGCTTGCCGAAGGGAAGAAGTCGGTTCGCAAGTTAATCCTGACCAGCAGTGGCGGACCGTTTCGCACCTGGACGACGGCGCAGATGCGCGACGCATCGGTCGAAGACGCGCTGAAGCACCCCACATGGAACATGGGGCGAAAAATCTCCATCGATTCGGCCACCATGCTGAATAAGGGGCTCGAAGTCATCGAAGCCCGTTGGCTGTTCGATATCCCGGCGGAGAAGATCGAAGTCGTCGTGCATC from Rosistilla carotiformis includes the following:
- the ftsH gene encoding ATP-dependent zinc metalloprotease FtsH, which produces MSDNRKDNKDEENRGGGAVLWLLLAVTATVVACAYLVNSTHYAIRYSDFVELVQATKYAEKNSLALVDDSDKQSRLVVALVRDPKERGEYSKPHNISIAQNVITGEVFYRPMKDGKPVGEPKEVSFKTIRSALNADEEQRLTAMFNDANISWGHSERSDLVSDWGPPLLMIAVIIALTVFMFRKIGGVGSPMSFGRSKGKLYAQEDLAITFKDVAGIDEAVEEVSEVVDFLKHSDKYQKLGGRIPKGVLLVGPPGTGKTMLAKAIAGEAGVPFFGLSGSDFVEMFVGVGAARVRDMFQQAASRAPCIIFIDEMDALGKSRGNNMMGGHDEREQTLNALLVEMDGFDSNTSVIVIAATNRPETLDPALMRPGRFDRHVLVDRPDIGGREEILKVHVKNVKLDEDVDLKGIASITSGFVGADLANLVNEAALLAARAEKKSVGMYEFNEGVERVTAGLEKKNRVMDQDEKVRVAYHEAGHALVACSLPNTHRVHKVSIIPRGLAALGYTMQRPEGDRYLMTQGELESQIKVLLGGTLTEEMVFSDISTGAQNDLERATQTARSMVMDYGMSRLGRINFRQSNQSAFLATGGEGSYARMHSEQTAREIDEEVKRIINEALRATNEILAIRRDALEAITHRLLEIESMDGAELLQIIEAHSPSPRVVPGTATPRRDRAGNITEGNPKGESQSG
- a CDS encoding DUF1559 domain-containing protein, with the protein product MKTPLGPHAQHPPHITFTNRHRIGFTLVELLVVIAIIGILVGLLLPAVQAAREAARRMSCSNNMKQIGLALHNYHDTHQVFPYSLSGDGSVTSGSAIPGSNRVLNHRGWMLLLPFIELQNLQDQIDMNLPTGGYDRGGVGFAGPKPGEAGNANDVAVSTTIEAFLCPSDPNPTHYPTTSSTYSISNGTTSLLGAYTNYDFSMRRLSSTAEKWSRDTAFTTKHLFGHDESSRFRDITDGTSNSVAVAETLRAVVDGSVPTWGYSKWAGEGVDLAWSRGINDNECCGWDSPPNARTPRNSQLGEWGTSGSTHPGGAQAVFADGSVHFMTETTDQVTLNNITYISDGNVVGEF
- a CDS encoding carboxypeptidase-like regulatory domain-containing protein; the protein is MTFVSDRRLFCVASMLVLLAAGCDGGPPLADVYPASGRVLLDGKPVEGVSVSLLPEAGVSGRGGFALTDANGAFTVTSVEGQDGVQPGKYKVLFQKLAQPDGSPIPPGASAADVGAENILPPAYNSPEMCTMFADIQAGTNPEMEFDLNSKRKR
- a CDS encoding hydrolase, translating into METPSDRLHAACLWLESEQAAITDQLIQWAEIASGSHDTRGLQRMADRLRSDWQQHGLTLQPTPVTEIQEIDAYGELVSWKTVDALVASRRPDASRRVLLAIHFDTVYEADSVFKQCRWLDSHRLGGPGVVDAKGGLLVMMWALAAIERFQLAEEIGWTAVLNPDEEIGSPASAGLFQQLAVAHDFGLLFEPCLPDGAMVSDRKGSGNFTVIVRGRSAHAGRDPESGRNAIVLLAKLIGEIDRLNDFQLGTTVNVGRIEGGGPLNRVPDLAIGRLNVRVDDRAAQSQFESQLRRIVERANSNEGFSVALHGGFHAPPKIVDASTWAIQRAVEASIATTDPAIRWQPTGGACDGSKLAFYGLPNVDTLGPRGGNLHSPEEWVDTATLVPKATSIVRLLTAYARGGESIG
- the dxr gene encoding 1-deoxy-D-xylulose-5-phosphate reductoisomerase, translated to MAVSTRNVAILGATGSIGRATLDVVASLGAPWAVWGVSGHSRVEELSQIARQTIPEIVALTGDANPQSIDLPGKSRLLTGPDALIELATAPEVDVVMAAIVGRAGLESTLAALQAGKRVALANKEALVVGGPLVHAMRHNGSELLPVDSEHSAIFQCLTSGGGSLAEGKKSVRKLILTSSGGPFRTWTTAQMRDASVEDALKHPTWNMGRKISIDSATMLNKGLEVIEARWLFDIPAEKIEVVVHPQSIIHSMVEFEDGSILAQLSPPDMRLPIQYALTYPERLPCIAPPLDRSCPWDLSLEPVDHDRFPALNLAFEVARVGGTAGAVVNAANEQAVALFLDRQIRFTDIVPACRMALENHQHESDPSLQRLLQLDRWARAEVQRWSCGMQA